A genomic stretch from Bradyrhizobium quebecense includes:
- a CDS encoding transglutaminase-like cysteine peptidase: MFGFRGQGKGLAVAAILFATCVSAKAGDVVYASLGDVARSPIGWVEFCADNPAECRGGKTQPRDIVLSQTAWRDLVRVNKWVNESIKPMTDMDHWGVIEKWSLPSDGYGDCEDYVLLKRKMLMDAGWPREALLITVVRDKKGEGHAVLTVKTDKGEFVLDNQNESIVAWTETGYRFVKRQSQSDPNVWVSLGDNRPAVSTASSR; encoded by the coding sequence ATGTTTGGGTTCAGGGGACAGGGGAAAGGTTTGGCGGTTGCCGCCATTCTGTTTGCGACGTGCGTGTCGGCCAAGGCCGGCGACGTGGTCTACGCCAGCCTGGGTGACGTTGCGCGTTCGCCGATCGGCTGGGTCGAATTCTGCGCCGACAATCCCGCCGAGTGCCGCGGCGGCAAGACGCAACCACGCGACATCGTGTTGTCGCAGACCGCTTGGCGCGACCTCGTGCGGGTCAACAAGTGGGTCAACGAATCCATCAAGCCGATGACCGACATGGATCATTGGGGCGTGATCGAGAAATGGTCGTTGCCATCAGACGGCTACGGCGACTGCGAGGACTACGTGCTCCTGAAGCGCAAGATGCTGATGGACGCCGGCTGGCCGCGCGAGGCGCTGTTGATCACGGTGGTCCGCGACAAGAAGGGCGAAGGCCACGCGGTGCTGACGGTGAAGACCGACAAGGGCGAATTCGTGCTCGACAATCAGAACGAGAGCATCGTCGCCTGGACGGAGACCGGCTACCGCTTCGTCAAGCGGCAATCGCAGAGCGATCCCAATGTATGGGTCTCGCTCGGCGACAACCGACCGGCAGTTTCAACCGCAAGCTCGCGCTGA
- a CDS encoding TetR/AcrR family transcriptional regulator, protein MGATSQGTRERLLSSAQEELIEGQGHLEMQAVARRAQVSVGLAYHHFGSKAGLIAAVVEDFYEHLDEAAFSGAELSASNWADREKERIGAYVAFHYEHPFAPLVIGPLSRAPEVLDVETAFTSRQLAAGARMLEAAQRDGIVPGNLDPHLTIALMIGGIRQALIGALMADRRPDPARLTSDIWAFMAAALRLTAKSPPVKPKATRRGRS, encoded by the coding sequence ATGGGCGCGACGAGCCAGGGGACACGCGAGCGGCTGCTCTCCTCAGCCCAAGAGGAGCTGATCGAAGGCCAAGGGCATCTCGAGATGCAGGCCGTCGCGAGACGGGCCCAGGTCTCGGTCGGGCTCGCCTATCACCATTTCGGATCGAAAGCCGGGCTGATCGCGGCCGTGGTCGAAGACTTCTATGAACATCTCGATGAGGCGGCCTTCAGCGGTGCCGAGTTGTCCGCCAGCAACTGGGCGGACCGGGAGAAGGAGCGGATCGGCGCCTATGTCGCCTTTCACTACGAGCACCCGTTTGCACCGCTGGTGATCGGACCGCTGAGCCGGGCGCCCGAAGTGCTTGATGTCGAGACCGCCTTCACCAGCCGTCAGCTTGCAGCCGGCGCGCGCATGCTGGAGGCCGCGCAGCGCGACGGGATCGTTCCCGGCAACCTCGACCCTCACCTCACCATCGCGCTGATGATCGGCGGCATCCGCCAGGCGCTGATCGGCGCGCTCATGGCCGACCGGCGGCCGGATCCGGCAAGGCTGACCAGCGACATCTGGGCCTTCATGGCCGCGGCGCTGCGCCTGACTGCCAAGTCCCCGCCCGTAAAGCCAAAAGCCACGCGGCGCGGCCGCTCCTAA
- the fabA gene encoding bifunctional 3-hydroxydecanoyl-ACP dehydratase/trans-2-decenoyl-ACP isomerase — translation MTILFNPHDFHTPQSSYTRQDLLRSSEGGYFGPGNAQLPAPPMLMMDRITDIGIDGGAFGKGRVAAELDIAPDHWFFACHFVGDPVMPGCLGLDAMWQIIGFWLGWSGSPGKGRALGVGEVKFRGHVTPDVRLVRYEVDMRQIRRGGLVLGIADGRVLADGACVYLAKDMRVGLIAPTD, via the coding sequence GTGACCATCTTGTTCAACCCGCACGATTTTCACACGCCGCAATCGTCCTACACCAGGCAGGATCTGCTGCGCTCGAGCGAGGGCGGCTATTTCGGCCCGGGCAATGCACAGCTGCCGGCGCCACCGATGCTGATGATGGATCGCATCACCGACATCGGCATCGACGGCGGCGCCTTCGGCAAGGGCCGTGTCGCCGCCGAACTCGACATTGCGCCGGACCATTGGTTCTTCGCCTGTCACTTCGTCGGCGACCCCGTGATGCCCGGCTGCCTCGGGCTCGACGCGATGTGGCAGATCATCGGCTTCTGGCTCGGCTGGTCGGGCTCGCCGGGCAAAGGCCGCGCGCTCGGGGTCGGCGAGGTCAAGTTCAGGGGCCACGTCACGCCGGACGTCAGGCTCGTGCGTTACGAGGTCGACATGCGTCAGATCAGGCGCGGCGGGCTGGTGCTGGGCATCGCCGATGGCCGTGTGCTCGCCGACGGCGCTTGCGTCTACCTGGCAAAGGACATGAGGGTCGGGCTGATCGCGCCGACGGACTGA